In the Ranitomeya imitator isolate aRanImi1 chromosome 2, aRanImi1.pri, whole genome shotgun sequence genome, GGACCTCAGAACACTCATTATAGATGGCTCCTAACACAACTATAACCGGTCATGTCCCACAGCTCTGAAAGGATACCCCTTCCGTCATACAGAAGATGAGGTAGGACGAGTACCTTTACTTACTCAGGCGTATTGATCCATATGATGTCTAGATGACAGTAGTAGACACACTCCTTGTCCTTGTACGTGTAACACGTACAGCGTCGTTCCCGCCTATGGGCTCCCCCAGAATCTGGCTCCAGGTGAAAGCTTGGGCTCATCTGCTCATATCCAGGAATTGGGGTTCCTTGAGGTCCAGGTGAAGCTGACCCAGGGGGAAGAGTTACTCCCGACTGGAGAAAAATAGTCGATGACTCCTTCTCTCCCCTGCTACCTTTTCTTCCTCCCTCCTTAACTTGGAGGATGCCCTTAGCACCTGAGAGCTGGGGCAGAAGAGCCAGAACAAACCCTAAAGCACAAGAAAGAGGGGAAAAGTTGGGAGTTTGAAGTAGAGGCTGGCCATATAATAACAATGTTTACTGTTGAAGGGCATGAatacttttgctttttttattattatgtaatTGTATTACTCTAATGtaacaaaataatacaaattatTGCAACCATCGAGGCAAATAGATCAGCTTAGCAGCTGTGTACACAAGACGGTGGGAGATTTTTAAGGAAGACAATGTTCATCCATTTTAGTATTTTTAGATAGAGCAATAAGAAGAGGATTGCAAATGTGGACATACCCTTCAAATGTTGATGCACTGGTACTATGTACTGATGTGTACCAAACAATAGTATTTTGAGCCATGTTGAATAATAGTTCTGCACATGAACATATACCACATTCACATAAGGGACAAATGTTGGGAACATGGATATATCCTAGAAAGAAGGAACATGCCCACAGTTCGTGAGACGCCTTTGTGGCCCTACATTACATAGGCTTCAGCATTGCCCGGCACTGAATCAGACACAAGATTTATGGACAAACAGGAGAGAGTCTGTCCCAACGTAATACCAGCCTACAGTTTCAGCAAACGCTATAGAAAAATCGACAAATTTATAATAAAACGATTATTTATACAGCGCCGACATATACCGTAACACTGTACAAAGTATATCACATGATCTCTGTATGGCATACAAGGTCCCTGTAGCCTTGGGCAGTCATTATAAATGTATATAATTGAGGAAGGGTTGGAGAAACTGGTTTAACATTAGTGAAAGTAGCACCCTCGCCACTGCCACAAAAACACAACGCTTTTGCTGAGATTTTTAAAAATTGTGGCAAACTATGCATTTTTTTGTCATaatagtggcaaaaaaaaaaaaaaatcccatgtgaacatagccttattaccGTAgttggtttgatttttttaattaaaccTCTCCtcctaaaaatttaaaaatatatatttatgtccaaaaaaacaaaaaacaaaatatccCACCATTGAAAATGTATAAGATCAGGGTGCTTCTAGCCTTTGATCAGGTTATAACTGCTTTATGCCTCATTCACATACAGCTTTTTATTAGGGTTTTTATTTGCTTACAAGACAAAAACCGTGCTTTTAAATAATTCTTCATttatggtttgatttttttttttatttaataaaaaaaatctggccgCATTTGTAACAAGGATGTCTATAGGAAGAATGACAAGAAAAACAGCGGTATACCTCTCCTCATCACCCCCAAAAAAAGACATAGTAAAAAAAAGAATTTGCTTCCGACTTTTAAAGTAACTGCAGTAGTTAAAAATGCTGCAGCatttttggcagaaaaaaagaaatccattgcagattctctgcggatccacagcgttttttgaggtgcagaaacgctgtagatccgcaattgatttacagtacaatgtaaatcaatgaaaaaaaaataaaaaaatgctgtgcacactttgcggaaaatgcaAACGTTGCGGTttcaaagaagtagcatgtcacttcttttttgtgaatctgcagcgtttttgtacccattccattatagaaaaccgcaggggtaaaaaaaccgcagcaaatccgcaagaaaaccgcagcaaaaacgcacaaaaaacgctgcggaaccgcacaaaaaacgcgacaaatccgcaggtgcgttttctgccaggagaggcagaatccgcaccagaaattcctaagcctaatccgcaacgtgtgcacatagccttactgtttagTAGGTAGGggaagcttggaatttttttttttttttcagataccgGATGCCACATCAATGGTAAAAATTTGACACAGACCAAAACTAAAGGAAAATTGGATCCAGAACACTGATTAAAAGCGGTCTGCGTTTTTCTGTCATACAAGAAAAGAAAATGGATGTCCGAACGaggacagaaaaaaataaataaatatctaaataataatattaataataaaaaaatatatatataatataaagagGTATACTGTATATGAACATATTGGCCTAATGTAGACCAAAAGGGCATCTTATCCTGGAGCATATAATATATGTACGCTGTAAAGTTGTTgtgattgcccccccccccccccccccccggaacatatgacaaaataaaaaaagccGCTAACAATATATCTAATGTG is a window encoding:
- the EDN3 gene encoding endothelin-3 isoform X3 gives rise to the protein MEQRLLIILGLLVTSNTGFVLALLPQLSGAKGILQVKEGGRKGSRGEKESSTIFLQSGVTLPPGSASPGPQGTPIPGYEQMSPSFHLEPDSGGAHRRERRCTCYTYKDKECVYYCHLDIIWINTPERTVPYGLSSYRGSVRKRRGTDRRRMSSSSQLRCSCTDPRDLHCVNFCKEKTDRPSVERKRRDIRLKQTRMRAAA
- the EDN3 gene encoding endothelin-3 isoform X1 — protein: MEQRLLIILGLLVTSNTGFVLALLPQLSGAKGILQVKEGGRKGSRGEKESSTIFLQSGVTLPPGSASPGPQGTPIPGYEQMSPSFHLEPDSGGAHRRERRCTCYTYKDKECVYYCHLDIIWINTPETVPYGLSSYRGSVRKRRGTDRRRMSSSSQLRCSCTDPRDLHCVNFCKEKTDRPSVERKRRDIRLKQTRMRAAA
- the EDN3 gene encoding endothelin-3 isoform X2, whose protein sequence is MEQRLLIILGLLVTSNTGFVLALLPQLSGAKGILQVKEGGRKGSRGEKESSTIFLQSGVTLPPGSASPGPQGTPIPGYEQMSPSFHLEPDSGGAHRRERRCTCYTYKDKECVYYCHLDIIWINTPESFRNLSPGAKSSKASSYNVKYGMVPALLNNFGLYCFFYCSLWIIAISMRTQQQDKILEYGQSKTAEDV